CCAGATAAAGTAGTTTATGGATATGATTTGATGTCGAGTGTTGCGATCACTGCCTCGTTGAATGGGGCTAAAATATTAACTTATAATGAGGTTGTTGAATTCTTAAGGGAGGGTAATACCATTAAGGGAATTAAGGCGGTTGACAGGATAAATAATGAGACCAATATAATAAGATCTGATATAGTAGTTAATACTGCAGGTCCATGGGCCTTTAAAATAATAAAAATGGCCGGATTGGAGGAGATACCGATTATGCCAACTGCGGGAATCATGGCAGTATTTGACCAAAAAGTTAACAATATGGTTCTGAATAGATTAAGACCACCTTCTGATGGTGACATTATAGTACCATATTTTGATAGATCAATTCTGGGAACTACTGCGACGATAATTGATGATCCAGATAACTTTACAATATCTGAAGAAGATGTAAATATGCTAGTTGAGGAAGGTTCATATCTAATACCAAAATTAAAGGAAATGAAGGTAGTAAGGACTTATGCTTCAGTGAGACCGTTAATAAGGAGTGAAGGAACTGGTAGAGAAGCTACAAGGGATTTCAGGATAATAGATCATGAAAAAGAGAATGGAATCTATGGATTAATATCTGTAATTGGAGGTAAATTTACAACTGGAAGATTAGTAGGAGAGAAAGTTTCCGACATGGTTTCCTTAAAGTTAGGAGTAAAGAGTGAAAGTAAGACTAGAAACACCAAAATATTGAGCCCTTCTGATCTTAATTTAATGGAATATGCTGAGAAATTTGGTTTAGCTAAAGCTTTAGTAAAAAGCGCATTGGAAAGAAAGGGAACATTGGATGAGGAAAGATATTTGAGTTCACTATATATTCTTTTATCCCTAATTTCAAGAAGAGGAGGATAAAGGTTGGAATTTAAGGGAAGCTTTAGTATCGGAAAGACTGTTAATTTAGTTAAGGAATTCTTATTGGATCCTAAACAATTTGCTGAATGCCTACCTGGTATACAGAATTATGAAGTGGTAGGTGATACTTTTAGGTCAAATTTTAAATTAGATATCTCACAGATGAAGATCCCTCACATGAGTACGTTAACTACTGTTATAAATGCTAAGATTCTCGATAAGGCTGATGGAATAGAGATAAGTGGTAATGGAAGATCTGCTGGTGTGGGTGTAAAATTTAATATTGTACTCAAGCTTAGTGGAAACTCAGAATACACTAAATTGGAATGGCGAGCCAATATAGATTTAGGTTTGCTTTCTAGGTTATTGGGAGATGAAAATATAATAAAAATAGCTGAAGCAAATATAAATCATATAATAAGTTGTATCTCAACTAAATTATCGTAAGTGGATCTGACATAATGAAAGATATAAAAATCTTTCTTAAATAAAAAAGAAATTTTTATTTGTTATGATATGCTTTTTCCGCTGCTTTAAATACTGGTACTAAAAACTCTTCTACACTGGCACCAATTATTTCGTAGCCCGGTTTACTTATTAACTCCCTTATTGCCTTTACTGCACTTTCGTATTCATTATACCTAAGCCCTTTAATGCGCTTTACTATCTCTTCATCCAAATCTGGTGGAGATAACCCATAATCTCCTGTTATCATTAAATCGTATATTATACCTTTATCATCAACAGCTACTGTGGCTTGAATTAATTTTCCATATTTTTCTTAGTTTGTGGAGTTTACGAGGCATAGTTACTAAAACCTGATGTAACCATAGAATATAATTTTTTCTATAAGGGGGCGACCGATGGACATTTTCAACCCCTTAACCACCATTATAAAGCGTAGATAATTATTTAGTACTTGGTTTATGCAAAAAACCTATATATGGATAGTAAAATGGGTAATATGGAAGAAAAAGTACTTGCTATGGATGAGAGGGGCAGGATTACATTGAATAATTCAAATAGTAGATGGTTAAAATGTAAAGCTTATGAAGTACTTCAGTTGAATAAGATGTTAATATTATATCATAAGGATGAAATTTAAATCTTTTGTAAAACTTCCTAGGTAAGACTTCTTTCTCTTAAATTAAAGAGCTCATTATTAGGAATTATTAAACAACATATAAATTTTAATTTAGTCATAAAAAATATTTTATTTTATCATAAAGTTTTTATATGAAATTCGATGAATCTTAACCCCCTTAAAGAGGATTGAACTTTATCTTTTTCCCTTATCATTTAATTCCTTTCTCTTTTTCTTGCAATACCCTCCATAAAATCTTTCCAGAGCCACTTTTAGGTAAAGAATCGACAAACTCTATTATTCTAGGATATTCATATGCACTCATATGTTGCTTACACCATTCTCTTATTTCATCTGCAGTGACTTTACCCTTATATTCTGGTTTCAATACAATATATGCCTTAACTTCCTCGCCAACTCTTGGATCTGGAGAAGCAACAACACATGCTTCCAAAACTGCAGGATGTTGATATAGTTTATTCTCAACCTTAGTTGGCCATACCTTATAGCCAGCTCTATTTATCATTCTCTTTATTCTATCAACTATAAAGAAATACCCTTCTTCATCCATGTATCCAAGATCTCCCGTTCTAAAATACTCAATACCATTAATGGTTATGAAAGACTTTCTAGTTTCTTCATCTTTATTCCAATATCCCTTAAATAAACTTGGACATTTAACTACTATTTCACCCTCTTTATTTGGCGGGAGCACTTCTCCAGTCACTGGATCTATTACTAACGCATCTACTCCAAAATGAGGTATCCCTAAACATTGCAATTTAGGTCTATTAGGAGGATTAACATGAGTCTGTGACATTGTTTCCGTTAATCCATAACCCTCTATATAATCCAACCCAGTAAGCTCCTTAAGCCTTTTAGCTACTGCTTCTGGCATTGCCGCTCCACCTCCTCCTATTAGAATCAAGGAACTTAGATTCCTTTTCTCTATTCCAGGTAAGGCTAATAAATCCACAACCATTGTGGAGATATTAGTCCAATGGGTAATCCTATACTTCTCAATTGCATCTACGGCAGCTTCTCTATCCCAGACTGATAGTAAAACCATTGTGGCACCAATATATAATGGTGCGTTGAGACTATGAACAAAACCAGTGACGTGAAATACTGGCAATGATGAAAGTACTACTGCTGAAGGAGTTACCATATTCCAAACCACTGAACCTAAAATTGTTGGCCATATGGTCGAATGAGTGTGAATACAGCCCTTTGGAAAACCAGTGGTTCCAGAAGTATATGGTATAACCGCAATATCCTCAGCTTTAACTTCCACTTGAGGGGGAGAATAATTATTTCTTAATGAATCTCTCCACAAAATTACGTCTTTTACATCTATTTCCGGTTCCTTTTGCACTAATGGATGTATTTTTATTTCCGGTTGCTGGGGTAAGTAATCCTTAAATCTCCCGGCTATAACCCATTTTACTTGCGTGTTTTCCCTAGCTTTAATCACCTTATTAAGGTAGAGCGATAATGTTATTACACCGACCGCCCCAGAATCCTTAAGTATATAGTTTAACTCATCTTCTGCTATTAAGGGATTTATTGGTACTAGAATTGCATTTGCTCTAAGTATACCATAATATGCTATAACCCATTGTACCGAATTTGGCATAAATATTGCTACTCTATCTCCTTTTCTTACACCAAGTTCATTATGTAAAAATGCTGAGAACCTAAGCACATTTTCCCATAGCTCCCTATACGTTATTTTATTACCATAGTATATAATTGCGTTCTTGTTAGGATATCTTTGAGAGGAAACTTCTACTATATTAAATAGAGGGACTTCAGGATAATCTAAGGTTTTGGGTAAGTGAGGTGGCCAATACTTAAACCAAGGCCTATCTGAGCTCTGACTCATAAAAAAATTTAGTAAAATATGGTAATAAATCTTTATTCGAAGAAAAGCTTATGTATTATAAAATAGAAAGAGAATATGATGCAGAAAATACCCCTAGTTGGTAAGGAGCCAATAGAACCTAAAGACATGGGTTTTACGCTTATTCATGAACACCTTAGAGTTTTCAGCGAGGCTGTTAGATATCAATGGCCTCACCTATATAATGAAGAGGAGGAATACAAGAATGCAGTAAATGAGGTAAAAAAGGTAATGCAATTAGGGGTTAGAACAATAGTTGACCCTACAGTAATGGGATTGGGTAGGGATATAAGGTTCATGGAGAGAGTGGTTAAGGCTACTGGCGTAAATTTAATAGCCGGAACTGGAATCTATATATACGTTGACTTACCATTTTACTTTCTAGGAAGATCTGTAAATGAGATAGCCGATTTATTTATACATGATATAAAGGTAGGGATACAGAACACCTCAAATAAGGCTGGATTCATAAAAATAGCTGCGGATGAGCCTGGAATTACAAAAGACGTTGAGGCGGTAATAAGAGCTGCTGCAATTGCACATAAGGAGACTAAAGTACCAATAATAACTCATTCCAATGCACATAATAATACTGGCATGGAACAACAAAGGATATTAATGGAAGAAGGAGTAGATCCAGGGAAAATATTAATAGGGCATTTAGGTGATAGTGATAAAATAGATTACATAAAAAAGATCGCTGATAAAGGATCTTTTGTGGGATTAGACAGATATGGATTAGACTTGTTCCTTCCAGTTGATAAAAGAAATGAGACAACCTTAAGGTTAATTAAGGAAGGTTACGTCGATAGGTTAATGATTTCACAAGATTATTGTTGCACAATTGATTGGGGAACAGCTAAACCAGAATTTAAACCAAAATTAGCTCCGAAATGGAGTATGTCACTCATATTTGAGGATGTGATACCGTATTTAAAGAAGAACGGAGTAGGAGAGGACATAATAGATAAAATATTTAAGGAAAATCCTAAAAGGTTCTTTAGCTGAATTTTTAATAAGAGTTTTTTATCACATAAAAATACAAATAATCTAATCCTTTTTTGTATAATTGGAAATTCCTCACAATTAATTCACTATTGGAATAGTTTGTGGATTTTCTGAAAATTGAGGCTATTCTCTCCATCAGGACTATTCATAGAATTATCGCCTAGTTTCCAAATGATACACACACTACTATTGGAATTCCAATATTCAATTTGCTATTTAAATAATAAAGGGTATTTTAGTAGATCTAGAAATAATTTTTACTCATAGACGACATCTATATGATAAATATTTATTCTCAAAAAATAACTTATTAACAACATGCCATTAGATCCGCAAGTTAAAGATCTCTTGACCAAATTAAACTCGTTATTACCTTCAACACCGTTAACTCCACAAGAATTTAGAAGGATTAGAAATGACATTTTCCTCAAAATGTTCAACAATGAAAAAGTTGAGTTAGCTAAAGTTCAAGATATGAATATACCGGGGAGGAATGGGAGCATACCAATAAGGGTTTACGTTCCGAACCAGAGGGAAAATCTTCCTGCCGTTATCTACTACCATGGAGGGGGTTTCGTTTACGGAAATTTAGATACGCATGATAGTGTGTGCAGGTTAATTTCGAAGTTATCGGAATCAATTGTGGTTTCAGTAGATTATAGATTGGCACCAGAACATAAATTCCCCACACAAGTTTATGACGCATATGACGTAGTGAAGTGGATAAGTACCAACGGAGGAAAGATGGGAATAGATACCTCAAGGATTGCAGTTGCGGGAGATAGTGCAGGAGGTAACTTATCTGCAGTTGTAAGTATTTTAGATAGAGATAATAACGAGAAGATTATTAAATATCAAGTATTAATCTATCCCGTAGTCAACATGTTAGATTCTTCACCCTCAATGTTTAACTATGGGGATGGATATTTTCTGACTTATGAAAGAATGATGTGGTATCATAAACAATACGTTAAAGAAGAAAACGATTACTATAATCCTTTAGCATCGCCCATTTTAGCTAATTTAAATAATCTCCCTCCAGCTCTTGTAATTACCGCCGAATATGATCCTTTAAGGGATCAGGGGGAAATGTACGCTCACAAATTAAAAATTAATGGAGTAAGGGCGGTTAACGTAAGGTATAATGGAATGATTCATGGTTTTGTGAGCTTTTACGAGTACTTAGACGTGGGAAGAGAGGCGATACAGCACATAGCCTCATCGATTTATAAAAGGTTTAACTTCACTTAATGATATTTTTTAGAATGCCTATTTTTTCCACATATAATTCTATGGTACTGTTTGGTTTTAATGATTTACCTATGTCTATTCCAGTACAACCTGATACTGTACCACTGCCAAAGACATCCCCAGGTCTAATGTATTCATCTTGTGAAACATATGCTATCATATCTTCAAACGTCCATTGCATATCCTCTGCCTTAGTATCGCACCAAACTTCATCGTTAACTTTAGCGTAAACCCTTAATCCCTTAATGTCAGATAACTCATCTCTGGTCACAATCCAAGGTCCTAATCCATTAGCGAAATCCTTACCTTTAGCTGGTCCCAGTAAACCCTTCATTTCAACCATTTGAATATCTCTCGCGCTGAAGTCATTAAATATTGTAAAGCCCAATATGTAGTTCTTAGCGTTTTGTTTATCTATATCTTTGCCTTTCTTATATATAATTGCAGCTATTTCCAATTCTATATCAACACTCTTAGAGTACTTAGGCCAAGGCACTTCTTCTAAATGTCCATAGAATATTGCCGGATCACCCTTATAATAGATGGGTATTTTAAACCACTCTTCTGGTATCTGTTGCCCTCTTCTTTTATACGTAGCCTCAACATGTCCTCTAAAAGCCAGAAAATCCCTTAACATATTTGCCCTCAGTAAAGGTGCCTTTAATTTAACCTCGTTAATACTGTAAACTACGTCTCTCCTTTTCTTAGCCCACTCTAATACTTCCTTAACCAATTCTAATCCCTTATCACCAGCTTGAAGAACTCCTAACATATCACTTGGTAATAACGCATTGCAATACCTTTCAATGAATTGTTCATCCTCTCCTTTCTCTAAAAACATTAAATAACAGGAGGTATTCAAATCTGCAACGTGTTCATTATCTATCAAAACACCGCTCCTTACTCGGTGATCCCTCACAAAGCTTACCAGTTTCATGTTCTCTAAAAATATTTTAGTCAAATAAAGTAATATATATTATCATGATGGAAGTTCAATATAAGTTCGAAAGAGTGAGCGATAATATATATGCATTCGTTCAGGGTAATGGAGACTGGTTTTTAAGCAATGCGGGGATAATTATAGGGAAGAATTACGTTATAGTTGTGGACTCCTTAACTAATGAAAAAATGACGAGACAGTTCATTTCGGAGATAAGGAAAGTCACGGATAAGCCAATAAAATATTTAATAAATACACATGAGCATGAGGACCATCTGTGGACTAATCATTTGTTTCCTAATGCAATTACGATTTGTCATAGAAATTGTAGGGAAAGAGTTATAGAAGGCATGAAGAGAGGTACTAATCCTTATGAGAGATTATTCAAAATAGATTTCTCAGGATACAAATATACTCCTCAAGATATCATTATAGAAAGTGAGATGAGAATATTTGCTGATATTGAAAAAGATGTAAGGTTAGTGTATGTTGGTTACGCTCACACTACCAGTGATATTTACGTTTACATCCCTGATGAGAAAGTGATCTTCACTGGAGACCTATTATTCTCTCCACCTTGTACTCCTTTCGCCTTAATGGGTTACATCCAAGGATATATAAACGCGTTAGAGCATTTAGCTAGCCTTAATGTTGATGTTTACGTTCCAGGTCACGGCGAAATAAGCTATGATAGAAAATCTTTATACGAGGCTAGAGATTATTTAATTTTCGTTAGGGATGAGGCTAGAAAGATGATGAGGCAAGGTATTAACGATCCAATAAAGGCTTCTTATGAAATCAATTTAGGTAAGTATAATGAATGGATAAGTAAGGAAAGAATAGTCGGTAACATGGCTAGGGCATATAGTGAGTTAAAAGGAGCTCCTCCAGCTTCTAAATTAGAAAACGTTGATAGAATACTAACAGAAATGCTTAAATATAGAGAAAAAGAAAGAGGTACTTTTTAATGTTCTTCAAGCCATTTTAACACTATTTTGTTAACATCTTTTTCTGCGTTATCTCCAGTATACACATCCAAATGACCATAACCTTTTAATAAAATGACCTCAGCGTTCTTGGGTAGTTTTTCTTTATCGAATGCTTGAAGTCCAAATCTTTCGCTTATAAATGATATTACGGGAACGTCAATTTCTTTATATTTCTCCTCAAATCCGAATTTTCCTCTTTCTAAGTTAAGTAAATAGGGCCAATATGGATCAAATGACGCAAGTATTGGAAACATGTCTTCTTTTTTAGAAAAGGGATAATCATAGGGATTAGCTGAACCCGTGGCGTATAAGCTATCCATGAGGAAATCACTTATAGTCTTGTATTTAGGATCTGGACTAGGCATATCTGGATTGGCTAACGCATAAGCCCATATGGGATTATTGGGGCCTCCTCTACTAGGAATAGCGTAAATACCCTTACTGTCCATTTCCTCAATACTGGTTACCTCTGGATTATAAAATCTAGGCCTTAATCCACTTTTTGTGGGACCTCCGTCTAATAGTATAAGACCTTTTACGTCATCTTTCCAATAAATTGAGGAGTAATTCAGAGATGCTATACCACCAAAGCTTTCTCCCGCTATAAATATCTTCTGTTGATCGGAGTCTTTCTTGATGAAATTCACGCATTCTTTTATATCACTAATCCACGAATTCCAACCCCAATTTCTCATGAAAGAGAGTTGTTTATCCCTAAGGTATGGGGGAACGAAATGAGTTCTATAATCTATAGTATATACGTTAAACCCATTTTTAGCTAGATATAAAACTATTGATTTTCTATAATCTGGTATTGTATAGTGAACCCCATGCCAACTTATGCTTACTAACTGTTCCCCACTAGACCATGTTCCAGGGAGAACTAAAACGGCGTAATTTCCTCCATCTTTTACGCTCACCTTATGAAGCGATATGATATCATACGGACTACCCTTTCTCTTTAATTTCCATACACTCTCCATCAATGTTTCATTTCCTATAACGGGAACATAACTTTTCACAATTTTCCATCCTTCAAACACTTTACTCAGCCTCTTAAGATGTCCTTTAGTGCAGAACCTACCATGATAGTAACTAATCTACTTACTCTAGGAGAACCTAGGAATCCATGAACCATACCATTTACTCTAAAACTCAGCGTAGGAACTCCAGCTTCCATTAGCCTATTTGCATAAGCCTCTCCTTGATCCCTTAAAGGATCGAATTCTGCAGTTACGACTATAGCTTGAGGGAGATTAGTTAGGTCCTCAGCTATTAATGGTACAAACATGGGATTATATAGATCCCTTTCATCTCTTATATACATTTTAATTCCGTAGTCTACAGGTACGTTAATGTCCAAGAAATATCCCTTCCTGTATTCATTCATGGACTTAGATGCTAGATCCAAATATACAAACGGAACTACTAGGGCTTGAGCTTTAAGCTTTATTCCGTTGTCTCGGGCAAGGATAGATGTGACAGCAGCTAAGTTACCCCCTGCACTAATTCCGAAGACCGCTAACTTATCCTTATTGCCACCTATTTTGTCAGCGTTTTCATAAGCCCATTTTACCGAATCGAAACAATCAGTTACCGCGGCAGGGAATTTGTTTTCTGGTGCCAATCTGTAATCAACTGAGACAACTATACAATTGCAAGAGTTAGCTAATATTCTTGATATACTATCCTCAGTTTCTATACTTCCTAAAATCCACGCTCCGCCGTGAAAGTGCAGTACAATAGGCAGTTCTTTTTCACTATTTGGATAATATATTCTTACTGGTATTTCACTTTCAGATCCCCTTATTTTTCTATCTTCAACCTTATATACTGGTTCCTTTATCGTAGACTCTGCCAATAATTTGTTCAATTTCTCTCTAACTTCCGGTAATGAATATTTAGTAAAATCTAATATGTTAGCTTTGTAGAAATAGTCTAAAAATTTCCTTACCTCCGGATCTAGAGGGATTTTTCCACCTAAATACACTTTATTTTGACTGAATATATACCTTCTTACTATAAAATCTTAAATAAGTTTTGTGAGTTTATAATAAGCCGTTGACAACAGTTTCCATGAAACTGTGCTTTGTGGGATATTTGCAAACTATCTTATTTTATACGTTATTTTTACTATGAAGAGAATGTAAAAAGTGACGTAAGTTTGAAAACCCCCACAAGGTAATGAAACTGTGAATTTTATACACTTTGTCAACAAATCATTTAATATGCTAAGACCCCAAAGAAATATGCCAAAAGTTAGGAATATATTATTTAAGAGTATGCGAAGAAGGAGTATGTGAAACCAGAAAGATTACTATCTAAAAAATGAGATTTTTAGAGAAGAAGATTTGAAGAGAATAGCGGGAATAATAAGGAAAAGCAGTACTATACGCAATGAGATTCAAACTCTGATCTAATTGATGAACTACCTCACACGAATAAAGATAGTCTTACGCACCTTAACCTCCCAATTGAAGATAAAAATCGTTTAATATGATAAGGATAAGGAAAGATCATCGTTTTTGAATACCTTTTTCAATATAACCCTCATTTATTTCCTCTAGTCTAACCCCTACAGTCTTAGGTATTGTGAACCATAATAGAGCTGCAGCAAACGGAACTGGAGCAGCTAAAACAACCCACGCTAGCAATGGACCAACCAATCCTATTAATGGGAAAAGCAATAGAGGGCCAATTACACCACCTAAATGCCCAATACCATCAGTTATTGCGAATCCAGTAGATCTAGCTGCAGTCGGGAAAGATTCGCTACTCATTAGATATCCAGCTAAATAAGGCGGGTTAAGTAGGAATTCAAGAATGAAATAAGTGATAAACCATACTATTAAAGCCTTATGAAGTAGCAAGTACGTAGAAACGTATGCTGATACTAAGAAACCGATACCACCTATTTGTGTTAATAGTCTCCTATCAGTTCTTTCTACTACCCCAAGTAAAATGAACGATATCACAGTAGCACCTATAGCTGCGAATCCCGAAAACCTAATGTATTCTGCATACTGAATAGGTGAAAAACCAACAACGACTTTTACGAATGTGGGAGCTAAGCCAGTAGAAGTGTATTGTATGAAGTAAATGAAGAACCAGAAAATTGTAAGGGAAATTAATCGTTTAAGATACTTAGGCTCCCCTAATATCCTCAATTGATTATAAGAGGAAATTTCTTCATAGTGAATAACCCTAGGCTGTGGAAGTGATGAAACTTTGGCTCTTCTCATACTCACTTCCTCCATCTTTTTCACTATCTTTTCAACGTCAGTTATCTTTCCTTTCTTTACTAGTACCCTAATGCTCTCTGGGGATAAGACTGCTAAAACTGCTGTAGTTATAAGTGATAAGACTGCGGGTATGAGAAAAATTACACGCCAACCTATTGTGGGATAGGTGGTGACAATAAGGGCCGCGATCACTGTACCTACACCAACTGCTGTCCATCCTGAGATGAAAATCCAGTTAGCGTATTTTCCTCTCTTCATGCTAGGAGAAAACTCAGATATGTAAACCATTGCTAAATTAAGCCCTGCCCCAATACCAACTCCTTCTATTACTCTAAAAATGAATAGAGTGATGTAGTTCGTTGCTAAACCCATACCTAAGCTACCAATACCTAGCAGAGCGAATGTCAGAATCATTACTGGCCGTCTACCTATCCTGTCTGCAGTGATACCGAGTCCTATTGAACCTACAATGTAACCTGCTAATCCTACTGAAACGATTATAGAGGCTTGTGTTGGATTTATAAAGGGAATATAAGGCAAAGCAAAACCTAAATTTGATACAGCATCGTATAGAGTTGCGAAGTATCCTATACCCAACGCCCATAATAGTAAATACGACAGACCCCAAGTTGGTAACCTATCTATTCTAGCTAGATACTCATCTAATATACTCTTACTGCTCATGTGATTAGATTCGTAGATTAATTCATAAAGATATTTTATAATAGTCAAGTTTTGAGATTTATACTTATATTGTATAATTAGATACTAAAACTAGTTATGTATATAAACTTAGTAGCACCTATAATGCAATAAAGAACTTATGAGCTCTTAACACGATCAATTCTTATATTTGTAGGACGAGACGCGTGAATGTGCATATAATGCTACTTTGTTGAAGGTTTTTCAAAACTCACGTTACTTTTTTCACATTCTCTAAATAGTAAAAAAGAACGCTAGATAGTTTACAAATACCCCACAAAGCAACATCATACTAATATTTACATTCTGCTTTATATAGAGAAAACGTAAAATCACAAAAATCAATGAAAAAGAGGTAAGTTTTAAAACTAGTCAGACTAAAATGACTTTGCGATGATATTTAGTTTAAAATTGCCTATGCAAGGGCCCTTAAAATACGTTAATGCCTATTTGATAAAGGATGGTAAAGAGAGCTTATTGATTGATACTGGGCTACCTACCCAAGAGGATATTATGGTGTTGAATAATTATTTGAGAGAATACGGGTACCCCGATCTTGTCGTAATTACTCACTACCATCCAGACCATATGGGTCTAGTTAGATTATTTAAGGATAGTAAAATACTAATACATGAAAGAGAACTTAGTTATCTCAATTATCTTTTAAGTGATGAATATGAAAGAGAAATGAAAGCTTTCTTTTCTGCAAATGGGTTTCCACATGAATTAATACAGAAATTATTTAGAAATAGAAATAGGTTTCATGACATAATTGAAGGAGTGACTTTTAATACAGTTAGAGATGGTGACATAATAAAAATAGCTGATAAACAACTGAAAGTGATATGGACTCCCGGTCATACAATGGGTCATATATGTTTAACTTATGAAGATGTGATATTCTGCGGTGATCACATATTGCAAGATGTAACTCCTAATGTTTCTTTACTAAAATTGGATGATAATCCTCTAAAAGGTTATCTAGAAAGTCTAGATAGAGTCAAAAATCTTGATGTAGAGCAATTATATCCTGCACACGGAGAGCCATTCAAAGAATTCCGTCTCAGAATAGAGGAGATAAAGAATCATCATAAACAGAGATTAAGCGAAATTTTGAGAATAATAAAAGCTAAGGGGAGAGCTAACGCATATGAAATTGCAACTGGTATTTCATGGTACAAAAAGTGGGATGACCTTTCCACTTTCGATAAGCAATTGGCAATAGGTGAAACACTAGCTCATATTAAATATCTAATAGAAGAGGGAACCATAAAGGAAATAAATAGTAATAGTATTTATTATACTATAAGTAGTTGATTTTAGATGGGTAAATATTAAAAAATGTATGAAGATTGAATTGAGATTACTTTTTAACCTTATTTTGCTTATTTTATTCGATGAAGGTAGAAGACATTAAAAAAATTCTTGTAGTAGGAGCGGGTACAATGGGACATGGTATTGCAGAAGTAGCAGCAATTGCTGGATATAAGGTGTACTTGAGTGACGTTTCTCAGGACATTTTAAATAACGCACTGGATAGAATAAAATGGAGTTTAACTAAACTACAAGAAAGAGGGCAAGTCAAGGAAAGTATAGACGCAATAATGTCTAGAATCACAACTGTAGTAGGATTAGACAAAACTGTCAGTGATGCTGATTTTTCAATAGAGGCTTCCCCTGAAAGAATGGATATAAAAAGGCAAGTCTTCTCTAAGCTTGATGAGTTATTACCACCACATGCAATATTAGCTACAAACACTAGTAGTTTACCCATTACTAAAATAGCTGAGGCTACTAAGAGACCAGATAAGGTAGTGGGAATGCACTTCTTT
The nucleotide sequence above comes from Sulfolobus tengchongensis. Encoded proteins:
- a CDS encoding fumarylacetoacetate hydrolase family protein, encoding MKLVSFVRDHRVRSGVLIDNEHVADLNTSCYLMFLEKGEDEQFIERYCNALLPSDMLGVLQAGDKGLELVKEVLEWAKKRRDVVYSINEVKLKAPLLRANMLRDFLAFRGHVEATYKRRGQQIPEEWFKIPIYYKGDPAIFYGHLEEVPWPKYSKSVDIELEIAAIIYKKGKDIDKQNAKNYILGFTIFNDFSARDIQMVEMKGLLGPAKGKDFANGLGPWIVTRDELSDIKGLRVYAKVNDEVWCDTKAEDMQWTFEDMIAYVSQDEYIRPGDVFGSGTVSGCTGIDIGKSLKPNSTIELYVEKIGILKNIIK
- a CDS encoding MBL fold metallo-hydrolase; translated protein: MEVQYKFERVSDNIYAFVQGNGDWFLSNAGIIIGKNYVIVVDSLTNEKMTRQFISEIRKVTDKPIKYLINTHEHEDHLWTNHLFPNAITICHRNCRERVIEGMKRGTNPYERLFKIDFSGYKYTPQDIIIESEMRIFADIEKDVRLVYVGYAHTTSDIYVYIPDEKVIFTGDLLFSPPCTPFALMGYIQGYINALEHLASLNVDVYVPGHGEISYDRKSLYEARDYLIFVRDEARKMMRQGINDPIKASYEINLGKYNEWISKERIVGNMARAYSELKGAPPASKLENVDRILTEMLKYREKERGTF
- a CDS encoding alpha/beta fold hydrolase encodes the protein MFEGWKIVKSYVPVIGNETLMESVWKLKRKGSPYDIISLHKVSVKDGGNYAVLVLPGTWSSGEQLVSISWHGVHYTIPDYRKSIVLYLAKNGFNVYTIDYRTHFVPPYLRDKQLSFMRNWGWNSWISDIKECVNFIKKDSDQQKIFIAGESFGGIASLNYSSIYWKDDVKGLILLDGGPTKSGLRPRFYNPEVTSIEEMDSKGIYAIPSRGGPNNPIWAYALANPDMPSPDPKYKTISDFLMDSLYATGSANPYDYPFSKKEDMFPILASFDPYWPYLLNLERGKFGFEEKYKEIDVPVISFISERFGLQAFDKEKLPKNAEVILLKGYGHLDVYTGDNAEKDVNKIVLKWLEEH
- a CDS encoding alpha/beta hydrolase, with translation MYLGGKIPLDPEVRKFLDYFYKANILDFTKYSLPEVREKLNKLLAESTIKEPVYKVEDRKIRGSESEIPVRIYYPNSEKELPIVLHFHGGAWILGSIETEDSISRILANSCNCIVVSVDYRLAPENKFPAAVTDCFDSVKWAYENADKIGGNKDKLAVFGISAGGNLAAVTSILARDNGIKLKAQALVVPFVYLDLASKSMNEYRKGYFLDINVPVDYGIKMYIRDERDLYNPMFVPLIAEDLTNLPQAIVVTAEFDPLRDQGEAYANRLMEAGVPTLSFRVNGMVHGFLGSPRVSRLVTIMVGSALKDILRG
- a CDS encoding MFS transporter, yielding MSSKSILDEYLARIDRLPTWGLSYLLLWALGIGYFATLYDAVSNLGFALPYIPFINPTQASIIVSVGLAGYIVGSIGLGITADRIGRRPVMILTFALLGIGSLGMGLATNYITLFIFRVIEGVGIGAGLNLAMVYISEFSPSMKRGKYANWIFISGWTAVGVGTVIAALIVTTYPTIGWRVIFLIPAVLSLITTAVLAVLSPESIRVLVKKGKITDVEKIVKKMEEVSMRRAKVSSLPQPRVIHYEEISSYNQLRILGEPKYLKRLISLTIFWFFIYFIQYTSTGLAPTFVKVVVGFSPIQYAEYIRFSGFAAIGATVISFILLGVVERTDRRLLTQIGGIGFLVSAYVSTYLLLHKALIVWFITYFILEFLLNPPYLAGYLMSSESFPTAARSTGFAITDGIGHLGGVIGPLLLFPLIGLVGPLLAWVVLAAPVPFAAALLWFTIPKTVGVRLEEINEGYIEKGIQKR